The following proteins are encoded in a genomic region of Alkalibaculum bacchi:
- a CDS encoding Cof-type HAD-IIB family hydrolase — protein sequence MDYKLIAVDIDGTLLNSQGILTEKTKKAIQEAVDAGVVFVICTGRPIQGVKRLNEEINRDLPFITYNGAMVIKGKSKEILYQRSLPKNLAKEVYDIGSKWNTTMIIWSDNKLYVNHENDKAKEYSKSINTPYIKIDSIDEIPTEITKILWYDEPEKLSKHQADFKEKIDKRIVHHFSRPFYLEFVDEKATKGIAIQKLCEDYGFDIAQTIAIGDGYNDLSMIQEAGLGVAMENAPDDIKKHAQYITTSCDEDGVANVIYKFILDKE from the coding sequence ATGGACTATAAATTAATTGCAGTTGATATCGACGGGACTTTATTAAATAGTCAAGGTATATTGACTGAGAAAACGAAAAAGGCGATACAAGAAGCTGTAGATGCAGGGGTTGTTTTTGTAATATGTACTGGAAGACCTATCCAAGGTGTTAAGAGATTAAATGAAGAAATTAATAGAGATCTTCCATTTATTACATACAATGGAGCCATGGTCATAAAAGGGAAAAGTAAAGAAATCCTGTATCAACGAAGTTTACCAAAAAACCTTGCAAAAGAGGTCTATGATATAGGTTCTAAATGGAATACAACTATGATTATTTGGTCTGACAACAAATTATATGTAAATCATGAAAATGATAAAGCAAAAGAGTATAGTAAATCCATTAATACACCATATATAAAAATAGATAGCATTGATGAGATCCCAACTGAAATAACAAAAATATTATGGTATGACGAACCTGAAAAATTATCAAAACATCAAGCTGATTTTAAGGAAAAAATAGATAAAAGAATTGTTCATCATTTTTCAAGACCTTTTTATTTAGAATTTGTAGATGAAAAAGCTACAAAAGGAATTGCTATACAAAAATTATGCGAAGACTATGGTTTTGATATAGCTCAAACGATTGCAATTGGTGATGGTTACAACGATTTGTCTATGATCCAAGAAGCAGGTTTAGGCGTAGCAATGGAAAATGCACCAGATGATATCAAAAAACACGCTCAGTATATTACTACTTCTTGTGATGAAGATGGAGTTGCTAATGTAATATACAAATTTATATTAGATAAGGAATAG